The Sandaracinus amylolyticus genomic interval TCGTGCTCGGCAGCGTGCAGAACGCGTCGCAGGAGGATCGACTGCGCGGCGTCGCGCTCTGGGTCGTTCGCCCCGACGGAACGCGCCCCGACGCGTGGGCCACGCCGTTCCACGCGCCGGGCTATCTCGCGGGGCTCTGGGACTTCGACGGCGAGAACGTCGTCGGCGCCACGAACCAGGTCTCGGTCGCGGATCTGTTCCCGGATCGTGCGGGCCCGGAATTCGTGTTCGCCGGCTTCGACGGGCGCATCCACTGCGTCGACGCGCGCGCTCAGGAGGTCTGGCAGGCGGAGTACACGACGAGCGATCGTGTGCTCACCGCGGGCGTCGCGATCGCGGATCTCTCGGGCGACGGCTCGCCCGAGATCGTCTTCGCGACGTACTCGCCCGACGCGGATCGATCGCACCTCGTCGTGCTCGCGGCGAACGGGCGCGAGCTCCATCGCATCGCGCTGCCCGATCGCGGCGCGATGAGCGTGCCCACGATCGCCGACGTCGATCGCGACGGCGATCTCGAGATCACCGTCGCGACGAAGGGCGGCGACGATCGCGCGCCGCACGCGCTCGTCTACACCGTCGAGGGCTCCGGCACCGCGTGCCTGCCCTGGCCCACCGGCCGTCGCACCGCGCTGCGCGACGGCCTCGTGCCCTGAAGGCGGAGCTCGCTCGCGATCAGCCGACGACTACGGGGGAAGGCAGATCAGCTCGCTCGCGCCGCCGGCGGTCGGGGTGCAGAGGAAGTTGCTCGGGCAGTCGAAGTCGTCGAAGCAGCGCTCGAAGCACACGAACGCCGAGCCCGACAGCGACAGGCACGCGCCGACGTCGCCGCGGATGTCGCGCGGACAGTCGAGGTCGCTCCCGCAGTTGTTGGTGCAGATGCCGGCGGTCGAGCTCGCGGTCGAGATGATCGAGCACCCGTCGGTCTCGGTCGTGCAGTCGCTCGTGTCGATGCACAGGTCGTAGGGACGCGCGCCGTCGTCGCCGCAGCCTGGCAGCGTCGCGCCGGCCACGACGATCGCGCCGATCAGAGTCATCCAGGTCCGTGTCATGGGCTCCTCGTCGGCGCGCGCATGGCGCTCGACGCCTCACCACGTGGGCGCGCGTGTGCGTCTCACAACCCGCGTGCGGCGACGCGACGCCACAGTTGCGCTCCGCGCGTCTGCGCCGCAGGGTTCGTGCTCGCGGGCGCGCAGGGGCGCCCGACCCGCCGCAAGCCTCCGCACCCTGCACGCACGCACGAGCTCGACGATCTTCGTCCGCCGTGTCCTCGGGCCCGCATCGGCGCGGGAAGGGCCCATTCGCTCGCCCGAGAGGGCGCGGAGGAGACGAATGGATCCGATCGACGACCTGAAGCATCGCGCGCGCATCCTCCATCGAGATGCGCAGGCGAAGGACCCCGCCGCGCTCGCGCGCGTCCGCGCGCTCGCGACGCTGCGCACGCTCGACGACGAGACGCTCGCGCGCACCGTGCGTCGCGCCCACGCGCTCGCGGTGCTCGCCGAGGAGCTCGGCTTCCGCAGCTGGGCCCATCTCGCCGCGGTGGTCCGCGGCGACGACGACGAGCGCGACCGCGGCACGTGGCTCTATCCGCGCGAGTGCGGCGGCCACTTCAACGTGTGGAGCGCGTCGTACGACGAAGCGCGCGCGATCCGCGCGGAGCACGGAGGATTCCTCCTGCCGTACCGCCATCACTTCGTGATCGTCGACGAGGCGTACATCGAGACCGCCGGGCTCGACCCGAAGCGCGAGGAGTGGACGCGGATCGGGCGAGACTGGGTGAGGCCCGAGGATCGCGAAGCGCACGGGCGGTTGGTGCTCGAGCTGGTGCGCGCGAGGCTCGACGTCGCGGCCTGAGGGACAACGGCTGACCACGCTCACGACGACGACCACGTCGGTCGCGGGCGTGGCTCGGTCGGCTCACCAGGCCCGACGCGCGCTCGTCACGGCAACCGCAGCCGATACGCCCGGGACCCGTCGTTCCGCAACGACGGCTCCACCCGGACCCGCACCTTGCCGCGCGTGACCTCGACCTGATCGCCGTCCTCGAGGGGCACCGGGCTCGTCATCACGTAGAGCGCCACGTCGCACACCGTCTCGAGCACTTCCTCGCCGTCGCGCTTGCTGCCTGCGACCTCGACCTCGTTCGTCCCGAAGTCGCGCGCGCCTCGCGTACGCAGCGAGCGCGACCCATCGGTCGTCTCGGTGCCCTCGAACGCCAGCCACAAGAAGAGCGGCAGGTCGTCCTCCGACGCGTCCTCCGTCTGCGCGATCCACTGCGCCGGCTCGTGCACCAACGTCGTCGCGTCCCACAGCACCGCGAGACAGCCCGGCTTCGCCGCCAGCGCCGACACCGCCTTCGTCAGCGCCAGCGCGCGCTCGATCGGCGAGCCCACCTCCGCGGCGAGCGCGACCTCGAGCACCCCGCCGTGCTTCGCGATCTGCTCGCGCGCTTCGGGCCAGTACCACGCGCTCGCGAGCGCGCGCTCCAGCGTCGTGTCGTCGACGCGCTCCTCGCGCGCCGTCACCCGCACGCCGGGCGGCGAGCCGCCGTTGGGCTTGGGGGCCGACTCGAAGAGCACCCGGGCGGTGAACGTTGCTGCGCTGCTCACGGCCTGCCTGCCTCTCACGAACGGAAGAAGCGGCGCACGGTGTCGACGCGCTGCTTGATGAGGAACGGGATCTTCACCAGCGCCGGCCCGATCTTCGGGATCTGCGCCTCGCTCAGCAGGTTGCCGAGCTCCCAGAGCGTCTTGTCGTAGGGCATCCAGAACAGCTCCGGCGCCTCGTTCGAGTCGAGCAGGATCGTCTTCGGTCGCGTGAACGTCCCGAGCGCCAGCTCGCTGTTCGCGATTCCCGTGCCCGTGTCTCGCGTCCCGCTCCACGGAAGCGCCGCGATCGCGCCGGTCATCGCGTGGTTGTTGATCGTCACGACGCCGACCTCGATCTGCTCCGCGAGCCGCAGCGCGCGCGCGTGATCGCTCGTCCAGATCGACGACGTCAGGCCATACCGGCCCGCATTCACGCGGCGGATCGCCTCGGCCGCGCCGTCCACGCGCACCACCGCGAGCACCGGGCCGAACGTCTCGTCGGCCACCACGTCCATCGCGTCGGTGCAGTGATCGAGCAGCGTCGGCAGGTAGAACAGGCCCTCTCCGAGACGGCGCCCGCCGCACACGACCTTCGCGCCCTTCGCGATCGCGTCCTCGACGTGCGCCTCGACCAGCGCGAGCTGCTTCGCGTTCGTCAGCGGCGAGACGTCGACCTCGCCCGGCGCGCCCGGCCCGACCTTCAGCGACTGCCACGCCCGCGCGAGCCGCGACACCAGCTGGTCCGCGATGCGCGCGTCGACGTACGCGATCTCGATCGCGCCGCACGCCTGACCGACGTTGTGCAGCGCCCAGTGCGTGATGCCCGCGACCGTGCGATCGAGGTCGCAGTCCGCGAGCACGATCGCCGCGTCCTTGCCGCCGAGCTCGATGCTGCACGGGATCATCCGCTCGCCGCAGCGACGCGAGACGTCGCGCCCCGCCGCGACCGACCCGGTGAACACGCACGCATCGATGCCGCTCTCGATCAGCGCGATGCCGGTCTCGCGCCCGCCCGGCACCACGGTGAGCAAGCCGGGCGGCAGCTCCGCCGCGAGCTTGCCGCAGAACCACTGCGCCACGCGCGTCGCGTACTCGCTCGGCTTCAGCACCACGCCGTTGCCGCAGAGCAGCGCCGGGATGACGGTGCGGAACAGCGTCGCGACCGGGTAGTTCCACGGCGCGACGATCCCGATCACGCCGCGCGGCACCCGATCGATCCACGCCTTCTTCTTCGGGAAATTGATCGGATTGAGCCCGACCTTCTTCCGCGCGATCGCGGGCTCGATCACCGACGCCCACGAGTTGACCTGATCGAGCGGGCCGAGCACCTCGCTCATCAGCGCGTCGACCTCGAGCTTGCCCACCTCGTCGCGCATCAGCGCGACCACCTCGAGGCGATCCGCGAGCATCGCCTTCGCAGCGCGGCGCAGCGCGTCGGCCCGCTCGCTCACCGGGCGCGACGCCCAGCCGTGCTGCGCGCGACGCGCCTCCTCGACGGCCTTCGTCACGTCGGCCGCGCTCGCGACCGGGATCGGCGCGAGCGGCCGCAGATCGACCGGGCACACGGGGTGGATGGCGCCGTCGCGGACGACGGGCGCGGAGGGCGTGACGCCCGGGACCGACGCGCTTCTGGCCTCGTGCATGGCGGCCGGATGTACCGCAACGCGCCGAGCGTGGCCACCGGGGGCGCCGCGCAATCGGCGACGCAGCTCGGGTATCCTCGATCGTGATGCTTGCTCGTCTCACTTGCCTGGTCGCGGTCGCGAGCTCGCTCGCGATCGCCGGTTGCTCGCTCGAGCGCGTGGGCTTCGAAGGCCGCGACGCCGGAACGCCACCGTCCGACTCGGGTGGCTTCGACGCCGGGCGCGAGGACGGCGGCCGGCTCTGCGAGGTCGGCGGCTGCGACGACGGCAACGTGTGCACGAACGACGTGTGCAATCCGTCGATCGGCTGCGTGCGTACGCCGGTGCCCGGCTCGTGCGACGACCACGTGCTCTGCAACGGCGCCGACTCGTGCGGCGAGGGCACGTGCAGCGTGCACGACGGAGTCGACCCGTGCCCCGGCGCGTCGTTCTGCGACGCGACCAGCGACACGTGCATGGGCTGCGAGGACGACACCGACTGCCCCGCCGAGATGGTCGGCGACTGGGGCGCGTGCACGTTCCCGACGAACGTCTGCGCGACGATGGGCATGCGCACCCGCTCGATCACCAGCTACACGTGCTCGAACACCGGCACCTGCGACGCGACCATCCGCGCCGAGACCGAGCCCTGCACCCGCGCCACCGACGGCCTCTCGTGCGGCGCGCCCACCGCCGGCCCGTGGAGCGCGTGCACGTACGTCGACGCGACGTGCAGCACGATGGGCACCCGCACCCGCACCGTCACCACGCCGACCTGCGCGTCGGGCTCGTGCGCGATGATCCCGACGATCGAGACCGACACCACGGGCTGCGGGCGCACCACCGACGGCGTGATGTGCGGCGCCCCGATCCCGGGCGCGTGGAGCCTCTGCGGCGGCTACGACGACACCTGCGACGAGAGCGGCACCCAGAGCCGCACGATCACCACGCC includes:
- a CDS encoding DUF4261 domain-containing protein, whose protein sequence is MSSAATFTARVLFESAPKPNGGSPPGVRVTAREERVDDTTLERALASAWYWPEAREQIAKHGGVLEVALAAEVGSPIERALALTKAVSALAAKPGCLAVLWDATTLVHEPAQWIAQTEDASEDDLPLFLWLAFEGTETTDGSRSLRTRGARDFGTNEVEVAGSKRDGEEVLETVCDVALYVMTSPVPLEDGDQVEVTRGKVRVRVEPSLRNDGSRAYRLRLP
- a CDS encoding aldehyde dehydrogenase family protein; this encodes MHEARSASVPGVTPSAPVVRDGAIHPVCPVDLRPLAPIPVASAADVTKAVEEARRAQHGWASRPVSERADALRRAAKAMLADRLEVVALMRDEVGKLEVDALMSEVLGPLDQVNSWASVIEPAIARKKVGLNPINFPKKKAWIDRVPRGVIGIVAPWNYPVATLFRTVIPALLCGNGVVLKPSEYATRVAQWFCGKLAAELPPGLLTVVPGGRETGIALIESGIDACVFTGSVAAGRDVSRRCGERMIPCSIELGGKDAAIVLADCDLDRTVAGITHWALHNVGQACGAIEIAYVDARIADQLVSRLARAWQSLKVGPGAPGEVDVSPLTNAKQLALVEAHVEDAIAKGAKVVCGGRRLGEGLFYLPTLLDHCTDAMDVVADETFGPVLAVVRVDGAAEAIRRVNAGRYGLTSSIWTSDHARALRLAEQIEVGVVTINNHAMTGAIAALPWSGTRDTGTGIANSELALGTFTRPKTILLDSNEAPELFWMPYDKTLWELGNLLSEAQIPKIGPALVKIPFLIKQRVDTVRRFFRS